A single genomic interval of Pogoniulus pusillus isolate bPogPus1 chromosome 24, bPogPus1.pri, whole genome shotgun sequence harbors:
- the LOC135186384 gene encoding proteoglycan 3-like, whose product MRGWGGTGCPGFANLDKAEPLKRGVQCPLANETRVFRISDPETGATCRYAAVPSSHTFSSAQQVCTSCFGGQLASIHNYHTNAEMQFWGGIEIKDTEFWIGGVIDYQNQAVNCHWADGSSWNYAHWQQGYPQHSGHACATFCVTDGLWRSASCAQQMPFVCEF is encoded by the exons ATGAGGGGCTGGggtggcacagggtgcccag GCTTTGCCAATCTCGACaaggcagagccactgaagagagGTGTTCAGTGCCCACTGGCAAATGAGACGCGGGTATTCCGCATCTCGGACCCGGAGACCGGCGCCACCTGCAGATATGCCGCTGTCCCCTCGAGTCACAccttcagcagtgctcag caagTGTGTACCTCGTGCTTCGGCGGGCAACTGGCCTCCATCCACAACTACCACACCAATGCCGAGATGCAGTTTTGGGGTGGGATTGAAATCAAAGACACCGAGTTCTGGATCGGGGGTGTCATTGATTACCAG AACCAGGCGGTGAACTGCCACTGGGCGGACGGGAGCTCCTGGAACTACGCGCACTGGCAGCAAGGCTACCCACAGCACTCCGGACACGCCTGCGCCACGTTCTGCGTCACCG ATGGGCTCTGGAGAAGCGCATCCTGCGCCCAGCAGATGCCCTTCGTCTGCGAGTTTTGA
- the P2RX3 gene encoding P2X purinoceptor 3 isoform X2: MPSPCRPTRWVRDFFSYETPKSVVVKSWVVGVVNRGVQLLILAYFVGWVFIHEKAYQVRDTVIESSVVTKVKGIGHYAGRVLDTADYITPPEGTSVFVVVTKQIVTENQTQDVCPESDPTFRCSADRDCQGPSPATGSGVLTGRCIPYNGTLRACEIRGWCPAEVDTVDVANLPPPGSGLSLGRCRFHPELAPLCPILRLGDVVRLAGQDFPELATTGGVLGIKIGWMCDLDRAWERCQPQYSFTRLDGRARALASGYNFRHARYYRWPDGSEHRTLTKAFGIRFDVLVYGNAGKFGIVPTLINTVAAFTSIGVGTVLCDIILLNFLKGAEHYKARKFEEVPEAGVPAPSTSPTASAHRGLGGCSRDKQSTDSGTFSLGL, encoded by the exons ATGCCATCCCCGTGCCGCCCCACCCGCTGGGTGAGGGATTTCTTCTCGTACGAGACCCCCAAGTCGGTGGTGGTGAAGAGCTGGGTGGTAGGGGTCGTCAACCGCGGCGTGCAGCTTCTCATCCTCGCCTACTTTGTCGG ATGGGTGTTCATCCATGAGAAAGCCTACCAGGTGCGTGACACCGTCATCGAGTCCTCCGTGGTCACCAAGGTGAAGGGCATCGGGCACTACGCGGGCCGTGTGCTGGACACAGCCGACTACATCACCCCCCCCGAG GGCACCTCCGTGTTTGTGGTGGTCACCAAGCAGATCGTGACGGAGAACCAGACACAGGACGTCTGCCCGGAG AGTGACCCCACGTTCCGCTGCTCTGCCGACCGTGACTGCCAGGGGCCGagccctgccacgggcagcg GGGTCCTGACCGGGCGCTGCATCCCCTACAACGGGACCCTGCGCGCCTGCGAGATCCGCGGCTGGTGCCCGGCCGAGGTGGACACCGTCGATGT GGCCAACCTGCCCCCTCCCGGCAGTGGGTTGTCCCTGGGTCGCTGCCGGTTTCACCCTGAGCTGGCCCCTCTGTGCCCCATCCTGCGCCTTGGCGATGTGGTACGACTGGCAGGACAGGACTTCCCCGAGCTGGCCACCACC GGCGGGGTGTTGGGCATCAAGATCGGGTGGATGTGTGACCTGGACCGGGCATGGGAGCGCTGCCAGCCTCAGTACTCCTTCACCCGCCTGGATGGACGTGCCCGTGCCCTTGCCTCTGGATACAACTTCAG GCATGCCCGGTACTACCGCTGGCCCGACGGCTCCGAGCACCGCACTCTCACCAAGGCCTTCGGCATCCGCTTTGACGTCCTGGTGTATGGCAAT GCTGGGAAGTTTGGCATCGTCCCTACCCTCATCAACACAGTGGCAGCTTTCACCTCCATTGGAGTG GGCACGGTGCTGTGCGACATCATCCTGctcaacttcctgaagggagctgAACACTACAAGGCTCGCAAGTTTGAGGAG GTGCCAGAAGCTGGAGTACCCGCCCCCTccaccagccccacagccagTGCCCACCGggggctggggggctgcagccgTGACAAGCAGTCCACAGACTCGGGCACCTTCTCCCTCGGGCTGtag
- the SSRP1 gene encoding FACT complex subunit SSRP1 — protein sequence MADTLEFNEIYQEVKGSMNDGRLRLSRQGVIFKNSKTGKVDNIQASELAEGVWRRVALGHGLKLLTKNGHVYKYDGFRESEFDKLSEFFRTHYRLELAEKDLCVKGWNWGTVRFGGQLLSFDIGEQPVFEIPLSNVSQCTTGKNEVTLEFHQNDDAEVSLMEVRFYVPPTQEDGVDPVEAFAQNVLSKADVIQATGDAICIFRELQCLTPRGRYDIRIYPTFLHLHGKTFDYKIPYTTVLRLFLLPHKDQRQMFFVISLDPPIKQGQTRYHFLILLFSKDEDISLTLNMNEEEVEKRFEGRLTKNMSGSLYEMVSRVMKALVNRKITVPGNFQGHSGAQCITCSYKASSGLLYPLERGFIYVHKPPVHIRFDEISFVNFARGTTTTRSFDFEIETKQGTQYTFSSIEREEYGKLFDFVNAKKLNIKNRGLKEGMKQSYDEYADSDEDQHDAYLERMKEEGKIREENANDSSDNSGEETDESFNPGEEDDDVAEEFDSNASASSSSGDGDSDRDEKKPAKKAKVAKDRKPRKKQAENKKGKDPNAPKRPMSAYMLWLNANRERIKSDHPGISITDLSKKAGELWKAMSKEKKEEWDRKAEDARRDYEKAMKEYGMGSKSESSRVEKSKKKKKKQEKQVKGKAEKKGSTSKSSSSTKSPAKNVNESFKSKEFVSSDESSSAESKKEDSEEEGAASLPRSSEDSASGSD from the exons ATGGCCGACACGCTGGAGTTCAACGAGATCTACCAGGAGGTGAAGGGCTCCATG AACGATGGGCGGCTGCGGCTGAGCCGCCAGGGTGTCATCTTCAAGAACAGCAAGACAGGGAAGGTAGACAACATTCAGGCCTCAGAGCTGGCCGAGGGTGTCTGGCGGCGTGTGGCGCTGGGGCACGGCCTCAAGCTGCTCACCAAGAACGGCCACGTGTACAAGTACGACGGCTTCCGGGAGTCG GAGTTTGACAAGCTCTCAGAGTTCTTCAGGACTCACTATcgcctggagctggctgagaagGACCTGTGTGTAAAGGGCTGGAACTGGGGCACTGTGCGCTTTGGGG GGCAGCTGCTCTCCTTTGACATTGGGGAGCAGCCTGTGTTCGAGATCCCTCTCAGCAACGTTTCCCAGTGCACCACTGGCAAGAATGAGGTGACTCTGGAGTTCCACCAGAATGATGATGCCGAGGTCTCACTCATGGAGGTTCGCTTCTATGTCCCACCAACACAGGAGGATGGTGTGGACCCCGTGGAG GCCTTTGCCCAGAACGTCCTCTCCAAGGCAGATGTGATCCAGGCCACTGGAGATGCCATCTGTATCTTCCGTGAGCTGCAGTGCCTGACGCCGCGCGGGCGCTACGACATCCGCATCTACCCCACCTTTCTGCACCTCCACGGCAAGACCTTTGACTACAAGATCCCCTACACCACCGTGCTGCGCCTCTTCCTGCTGCCGCACAAGGACCAGCGCCAGATGTTCTTTGTG ATCAGCCTGGACCCCCCGATAAAGCAAGGCCAGACCCGCTACCACTTTCTcatcctgctcttctccaaggatgaggacaTCTCACTGACTCTCAACATGAATGA ggaggaggtggagaagcGCTTTGAGGGACGACTTACCAAGAACATGTCAGGGTCCCTCTACGAGATGGTCAGCCGAGTCATGAAGGCGTTGGTCAACCGCAAGATCACAGTGCCCGGCAACTTCCAGGG CCACTCGGGCGCCCAGTGCATCACCTGCTCCTACAAGGCCAGCTCGGGGCTGCTGTACCCGCTGGAGCGCGGCTTCATCTACGTCCACAAGCCGCCTGTGCACATCCGCTTCGACGAGATCTCCTTTGTCAACTTTGCCCGTGGCACCACCACCACTCGCTCCTTCGACTTCGAGATAGAGACCAAGCAGGGCACACAGTACACCTTCAGCAGCATCGAGAG GGAGGAGTATGGGAAGCTCTTTGACTTTGTCAACGCCAAGAAGCTGAACATCAAGAACCGAGGGCTGAAGGAG GGCATGAAGCAGAGCTATGATGAGTATGCTGACTCAGATGAGGACCAGCATGATGCCTACTTGGAGAGGATGAAGGAGGAGGGCAAGATCCGAGAAGAGAATGCCAACGACAGCAGTGACAACTCAGGAGAGGAGACGG ATGAGTCCTTCAACCCTGGGGAAGAGGATGATGATGTGGCTGAAGA GTTTGACAGCAATGCCTCGGCCAGTTCCTCCAGCGGTGACGGTGACAGCGACCGCGACGAGAAGAAGccagccaagaaagccaaggtGGCCAAGGACCGCAAGCCCCGCAAGAAGCAGGCGGAG aACAAGAAGGGGAAGGACCCCAATGCTCCCAAGCGGCCGATGTCAGCCTACATGCTCTGGCTGAATGCCAACCGGGAAAGGATCAAGTCTGACCACCCTGGTATCAGCATCACAGACCTGtccaagaaggctggggagctgTGGAAAGCCATGtccaaggagaagaaggag gaatgGGATCGCAAGGCGGAGGATGCCAGGAGGGACTACGAGAAGGCTATGAAGGAGTATGGCATGGGCAGCAAGTCTGAGAGCTCCAGGGT GGAGAAAtctaagaagaagaagaagaagcaggagaaacaggtgaagggcaaagcagagaagaaaggttCTACCTCCAAGTCCTCATCCTCCACCAAGTCCCCTGCTAAGAATGTGAACGAGAGCTTCAAGAGCAAAGAGTTTGTCTCCAGTGATGAAAgctcctctgcagagagcaagaaggaG GACTCAGAGGAGGAGGGGGCGGCCAGCTTGCCCCGAAGCTCAGAGGACTCTGCGTCAGGCTCGGATTAG
- the P2RX3 gene encoding P2X purinoceptor 3 isoform X3, with product MPSPCRPTRWVRDFFSYETPKSVVVKSWVVGVVNRGVQLLILAYFVGWVFIHEKAYQVRDTVIESSVVTKVKGIGHYAGRVLDTADYITPPEGTSVFVVVTKQIVTENQTQDVCPESDPTFRCSADRDCQGPSPATGSGVLTGRCIPYNGTLRACEIRGWCPAEVDTVDVPIMMEAENFTLFIKNSIRFPLFGFEKANLPPPGSGLSLGRCRFHPELAPLCPILRLGDVVRLAGQDFPELATTGGVLGIKIGWMCDLDRAWERCQPQYSFTRLDGRARALASGYNFRHARYYRWPDGSEHRTLTKAFGIRFDVLVYGNAGKFGIVPTLINTVAAFTSIGVVPEAGVPAPSTSPTASAHRGLGGCSRDKQSTDSGTFSLGL from the exons ATGCCATCCCCGTGCCGCCCCACCCGCTGGGTGAGGGATTTCTTCTCGTACGAGACCCCCAAGTCGGTGGTGGTGAAGAGCTGGGTGGTAGGGGTCGTCAACCGCGGCGTGCAGCTTCTCATCCTCGCCTACTTTGTCGG ATGGGTGTTCATCCATGAGAAAGCCTACCAGGTGCGTGACACCGTCATCGAGTCCTCCGTGGTCACCAAGGTGAAGGGCATCGGGCACTACGCGGGCCGTGTGCTGGACACAGCCGACTACATCACCCCCCCCGAG GGCACCTCCGTGTTTGTGGTGGTCACCAAGCAGATCGTGACGGAGAACCAGACACAGGACGTCTGCCCGGAG AGTGACCCCACGTTCCGCTGCTCTGCCGACCGTGACTGCCAGGGGCCGagccctgccacgggcagcg GGGTCCTGACCGGGCGCTGCATCCCCTACAACGGGACCCTGCGCGCCTGCGAGATCCGCGGCTGGTGCCCGGCCGAGGTGGACACCGTCGATGT gcctATCATGATGGAGGCTGAAAACTTCACCCTGTTCATCAAGAACAGCATCCGCTTCCCACTGTTCGGCTTCGAGAa GGCCAACCTGCCCCCTCCCGGCAGTGGGTTGTCCCTGGGTCGCTGCCGGTTTCACCCTGAGCTGGCCCCTCTGTGCCCCATCCTGCGCCTTGGCGATGTGGTACGACTGGCAGGACAGGACTTCCCCGAGCTGGCCACCACC GGCGGGGTGTTGGGCATCAAGATCGGGTGGATGTGTGACCTGGACCGGGCATGGGAGCGCTGCCAGCCTCAGTACTCCTTCACCCGCCTGGATGGACGTGCCCGTGCCCTTGCCTCTGGATACAACTTCAG GCATGCCCGGTACTACCGCTGGCCCGACGGCTCCGAGCACCGCACTCTCACCAAGGCCTTCGGCATCCGCTTTGACGTCCTGGTGTATGGCAAT GCTGGGAAGTTTGGCATCGTCCCTACCCTCATCAACACAGTGGCAGCTTTCACCTCCATTGGAGTG GTGCCAGAAGCTGGAGTACCCGCCCCCTccaccagccccacagccagTGCCCACCGggggctggggggctgcagccgTGACAAGCAGTCCACAGACTCGGGCACCTTCTCCCTCGGGCTGtag
- the P2RX3 gene encoding P2X purinoceptor 3 isoform X1 — protein MPSPCRPTRWVRDFFSYETPKSVVVKSWVVGVVNRGVQLLILAYFVGWVFIHEKAYQVRDTVIESSVVTKVKGIGHYAGRVLDTADYITPPEGTSVFVVVTKQIVTENQTQDVCPESDPTFRCSADRDCQGPSPATGSGVLTGRCIPYNGTLRACEIRGWCPAEVDTVDVPIMMEAENFTLFIKNSIRFPLFGFEKANLPPPGSGLSLGRCRFHPELAPLCPILRLGDVVRLAGQDFPELATTGGVLGIKIGWMCDLDRAWERCQPQYSFTRLDGRARALASGYNFRHARYYRWPDGSEHRTLTKAFGIRFDVLVYGNAGKFGIVPTLINTVAAFTSIGVGTVLCDIILLNFLKGAEHYKARKFEEVPEAGVPAPSTSPTASAHRGLGGCSRDKQSTDSGTFSLGL, from the exons ATGCCATCCCCGTGCCGCCCCACCCGCTGGGTGAGGGATTTCTTCTCGTACGAGACCCCCAAGTCGGTGGTGGTGAAGAGCTGGGTGGTAGGGGTCGTCAACCGCGGCGTGCAGCTTCTCATCCTCGCCTACTTTGTCGG ATGGGTGTTCATCCATGAGAAAGCCTACCAGGTGCGTGACACCGTCATCGAGTCCTCCGTGGTCACCAAGGTGAAGGGCATCGGGCACTACGCGGGCCGTGTGCTGGACACAGCCGACTACATCACCCCCCCCGAG GGCACCTCCGTGTTTGTGGTGGTCACCAAGCAGATCGTGACGGAGAACCAGACACAGGACGTCTGCCCGGAG AGTGACCCCACGTTCCGCTGCTCTGCCGACCGTGACTGCCAGGGGCCGagccctgccacgggcagcg GGGTCCTGACCGGGCGCTGCATCCCCTACAACGGGACCCTGCGCGCCTGCGAGATCCGCGGCTGGTGCCCGGCCGAGGTGGACACCGTCGATGT gcctATCATGATGGAGGCTGAAAACTTCACCCTGTTCATCAAGAACAGCATCCGCTTCCCACTGTTCGGCTTCGAGAa GGCCAACCTGCCCCCTCCCGGCAGTGGGTTGTCCCTGGGTCGCTGCCGGTTTCACCCTGAGCTGGCCCCTCTGTGCCCCATCCTGCGCCTTGGCGATGTGGTACGACTGGCAGGACAGGACTTCCCCGAGCTGGCCACCACC GGCGGGGTGTTGGGCATCAAGATCGGGTGGATGTGTGACCTGGACCGGGCATGGGAGCGCTGCCAGCCTCAGTACTCCTTCACCCGCCTGGATGGACGTGCCCGTGCCCTTGCCTCTGGATACAACTTCAG GCATGCCCGGTACTACCGCTGGCCCGACGGCTCCGAGCACCGCACTCTCACCAAGGCCTTCGGCATCCGCTTTGACGTCCTGGTGTATGGCAAT GCTGGGAAGTTTGGCATCGTCCCTACCCTCATCAACACAGTGGCAGCTTTCACCTCCATTGGAGTG GGCACGGTGCTGTGCGACATCATCCTGctcaacttcctgaagggagctgAACACTACAAGGCTCGCAAGTTTGAGGAG GTGCCAGAAGCTGGAGTACCCGCCCCCTccaccagccccacagccagTGCCCACCGggggctggggggctgcagccgTGACAAGCAGTCCACAGACTCGGGCACCTTCTCCCTCGGGCTGtag